A window of Gossypium raimondii isolate GPD5lz chromosome 7, ASM2569854v1, whole genome shotgun sequence genomic DNA:
tgaggacaagtcgcttcgaagaagggggaatgatacagCCACGCCCCGGAAATGTCCTTGGTTtagctcacttgagctcaagtcagctcattcgagcTCAAGTCAGCTGATTCGAGCTCAGTTCAGCTCATTGAGCTCGTTATTAGCTCTTTagctcaattaattttaattgctggaataagttaaatatttaagttaattagttaatttagttacagctcttaattacttgtcagcttattacatgttttaattatgcaATGTTCGCCGAATTTAATTAGGTGGCTGGactataattaatttgtctcaaTTTAGTTAGTATGataattagtgtttaatttgtcttgaTGCCATTTAGTTCAGCCGAACATACATTTCAACctaatttagttcatgtttttcTTGTAGGATGGACGAATACATGAATGAGCATTAAAGTCCAAGTGCATGAATAGCatggtgcaatgtatgggagtgtgtATGCACAAATGAGGTTCAATGGGAGGCATTTAAGGGAGCACAAGTacttgggacgttcatgcaagaggtTGCTGCTGAAAGTTCATGCATTTGCACATTTATGGATCGAATTTATGGAAGAACATACTATGGGACGTTTCAGGCCTGTCCATGTATTTTCCAAGATCACTATTTAAGTTTTCAAGGCACTTTAAAGTTCcattcagccaagggagatgtTGGAACAAATAAGGGGCTGCACATCCATGGAATTAAGCTTTCTTCAAGAttaaggatgcatgaatgcatctagtgaagcaacatgatgtTTCGATCAATCCATGAATCATCTCCAAGCATGaaccaaatttttaatgcttcatttatGCCCATTCAGTCGAATTTAGCTACAACAAATTAATGATTTCTTTCTAGAAttttctagcatattcatggctgaattcttagccattaagttgccCATTCAGCTAGCCATTCAtcttcctataaatagttgttcaatttcattgtaaaagaactttttgtcaaatttctgaatgaactattgttcttgtgaggtttctCCCTCTCATATTTAGTGTAAGTCTCGATTTGGTTTATCTAGCGTGCTAATGGCGTCAACCGAACtctttccgaacttatcaccaatCCTGGTGTGGTGttcatccatttcaatatacCTTCGGTTCTTACTTTGCTAAGTAACGTGTTGAGGTCCATATTCCTATTTCCATCTTTTCACCTTAAACCATATAAGATTTGGGGCGATACTCATTATAATATTGAAACTTTCTTGACGTTTAAGTTCTATTTTCCAACTCCATCAACTACCTTTTCTACCCTACCTTGTTTCTATTCTAAACCGAACCTACCAACACCAAACCACTCATCTAAACCTCTTTAAAAGCTTTCGCAACCCTTAACCTAAATCACCCAATTTTGACAATTTCAActactcctcgtcgacgatcgggcaactacGTGAAATGACTCGATTAACCCGAGCCGGATCACATCATTTATgatcttaatatatatatacgtatatatatagcacttgagttttaatttatcacATATAAGTACCTTCCCTAACCTAGCTAGTTTTCGCTTAAACATTTTTCATGGAGTCATCGATCATCAGGAAGTAGTGAATGATTTTCCAGTCAAGGAGAAGCAGCTGAAGCATATTCATTACTGTTTCCGAATGAGAATCTGTTGAGATTAGTTCCCACgcaaaggtggccatgcaaGAAAAAAGGGGCAGCAGACAATCGAGCCATGGTGTGCAGTTGCTAGAGCTTGAAGTTACCGAACTACTTGCTGCATTTAGTtgtcttttaattattttgtaatctaaTTCATGTTGAACTAAGTAGGTGAATGTTTTGGTGTAATTTTGATGTTGATTGATTGAAAAATCAGCAATGCAATATGTGCAAGCTAATCTTGTAAGTTTCAATGCATATAAGTGGTGTTAGGTAGATTGATTAGGTGAtaacttgtttattttgtattttttaactCTTATATGTATTGGCATCATGCCTCTTGTTAATGTTAATGaaaattcagttttttttcattcaaattctctcttttcttttctgtttccacttgcaaaattttctttgttcttcgGTTGTTTCTTCTGCAAGGCTCGACACTTGCTGTCCAAACAAGTGCAAACCAGCTTGCTGCTGCCCTTAAACaataacaattggtatctagagcctTTATCTTAGTGGACTTGTTGTATCAAACCAAGAAACCAGAATGGCTTCTTCAGGACTTTCACCAGCAACCCCACCAGTCTTCAATGGAGAAGGCTTCCACAGATGGCTGGTAAAGATAAACACTTACCTGCAGGCCTTTAATCTGTGGGAAGTTGTCAACACAGATGTTGAACCAGCACCACTGAGGGCCAATCCTACAGTAGCTCAAATCAGACAACATGCTGATGAGAGGACCAAAAGGCACAAAGCCATGTCCTGCATCTAGAACTGTGTGTCAGATGTCATCTTCACCAGAATTATGGCCTGTGAGACCCCAAAACAGGCCTGGGATAAGCTtaaggaggagtttcaaggcaACAACAATTGTTAAATTTGAGGAGAGATTTTGATAATCTGAAGATGAGGAAAGAAGAAACAGTGAAGCAGTATGCAGATAGAATCATGGCAGTGGTTAACAGCATAAGGCTCCTTGGTGAGCACTTTGATGAGGCAAGAATCGTGGAGAAAGTCCACTCCACTTTGCCTGAGAGATATGAGGCAAAGATATCCTCCTTAGAGGATTCAAGAGATCTTGCTAGCATCTCTTTGACTGAgctaattaatactttttacGCTCAGGAACAAAGAAGAGATAGTAGGGCTGAAGACTACCAGGAAGGTGCATTTCAAGCGAGAGCCAGAGAAGCCTCGAGCACCAATGCTCATAGAGGTAAAAAGCCTGGAAAAATAGGCCTAAGCCTGATACTGCAGGAAGCAGTGACCAGCCCTGCAGATATTGCAAGAGGCCAGGTCATCCAGAAGACAAATGCTGGTTCAGACCAGATGCTATATGCCAGTATTGCAAAAAGAAGGGCCATGTTGAAAAggtttgtaaaaataaaaccaaaccaAGGCAGAGCTAATTTCAACAACCAAAGGCTGAAGCTCGCGTGGCTGAAGACAGTAGTGACCAAGAGGAGCAGGTATTTGCTGTGTCCTGCTTAGCTGCTGAGAAGAAATGCTCGAAAGGCTGGCTATTGGACAGTGGCTGAACTAACCACATGTCACGAAATGCATCTTTGTTTAAAACCTTGGACAGAAGCTGTGAAACCAAGGTCAAGGTTGGAAATGATCAGTTTATAAAGGCTGAAGGAAAAGGAGATGTGTTGATATGCACTCCTACAGGCAACAAAGTCATCTCGAAAGTGCTATTGGTGCCTGAGATTGACAGAAACCTTCTCAGCATGGCTCAATTGTTCGAGAAAGGCTATTCAGTTGTGTTCAAGGACAAACAGTGCCAGATTGCTGATCCAAGTGTATCAAGCCTTATGACAGTCACAATGACTGACAAGTGATTTGAGGTTCATTAGCCAAATGACTCAAAGTCAGCATACACAGCCTCTACAGATGATTCCAAGCTCTGGCATCAAAGGCTTGGACATGCCAACTTCAGGTTGATGGCTCGAATGGCCAGAGAGGGCTTGGCTGAGAACTTTACCAACTCAGTGGAGCATGATGATGTGTGTGAAGTTTGCTTGATTGGAAAACAGGCAAGATTGCCATTTCCTACAAACTCAGCATGGAGAGCCACTGAAAGAGTGCAGTTGGTGCACtctgatgtatgtggacctATGAGGACTGAATCACTTAACAAAAACAGGTATTTCATCctcttcattgatgattttacaaGGTTTTGCTGGATTTTCTTCTTGAAACATAAGTCTGAGGTAGCTCAAgtgtttgtgaagtttaaaaTTGCTGTTGAGACAGAAATAGGCTGCAAGCTGAAATCGATAAGGTCAGACAATGGGACTGAGTACACTTTAGCTCAGTTCCAAACCATTTGTAGTGATGCTGGCATCAAACACCAACTAACAAATGTGTACACACCTTAGCAGAATGGGGGATTCGAAAGGAAGAACAAAAGCCTGCTGGATATGGCCAGGTGCCTGCTGTTTGAGAAGAAACTACCCAAAACCATGTGGGCTGAGGTAGTAAACACTGTTGTTTACCTTCAGAATAGACTTCCAACTAAGGCCCTTGCTCACAAGACACCTTTCGAGGCTTGGTTTGAGTTCAAGCCTTGCTTGGCACATTTAAAAGTATTTGGTTGTCTGTGTTATGCACAAATACTAACAGTAAAGAGGGACAAGCTTGCAAAAAGGGCTCAACCAGGTATTCTAGTGGGCTATAGCTCAGTCAAGAAGGGCTACAGGGTTCTGGATCCCTTGACAAGCAAAGTCCAAGTAAGCAGAGATGTTATCTTTGATGAAAAGGCTTGCTGGAATTGGGAGAAGAATGAACCAGAAGCTATTTCAGAAGACCTGGTGCCTAATCAAGCTGAACTCGAGCAGCTTAGTCCTGAAATGGACATTGATGATATGCCTGTGAGAGGCACAAGGTCCCTAGATGAAATCTATGAAATAGCACAAGTTGCTATAGCAGAACCTATCAGTTTTGAAGAGGCTGAGGCAGATGAAGGCTGGAAACAGGCTATGGTTGATGAAATCAACATGATTTAGAAAAATCAGACATGGGAATTAGTTGATAAGCCTGCTGGAAAGAAGACCATTGGAGTAAAGTGGGTCTATCGAACAAAACAAAATGCTAATGGCAGCCTAAACAAGCTGAAAGCCAGGCTTGTTGTCAAAGGCTTCAGCCAGAGGTATGGCCTAGACTACCTAAAGACTTTTGCACCAGTAGCCAGGCTTGACACAGTCAGAATAATAGTTACCTTGGCTGCTCAAAATCAGTGGACCATTCATCAGCTCGATGTGAAGTCTGCATTTCTCAATGGTTACCTAGAAGAAGAGATCTACATCGAGCAGCCTCAAGGGTTTGTAGTCACTGGCAAAGAACATATGATGTACAAGTTGAAAAAGGCCCTGTATGGCCTGAAGCAGGCCCCTCAAGCTTGGTATACTCGAATTGACTCCTATCTGATCAGTTTGGAATTCAAGAGAAGTGCCAGTGAACCAACACTGTatgtgaaaaaaaatcaagctgAAACTCAGCTTATCTTGTcactttatgttgatgatatgttagtAACTGGAGGAGACAAGAATATGCTGCATGACTTCAAgaggaaaatgatgaaaatgtttGAGATGTCTGATCTAGGCAGAATGAACTACTTTCTAGGAATGGAAGTGAAACAAACTGCAAATTGAATTTTTCTTAGCCAGAGTTCCTTTGCTATGAAGGTCTTAAACAAGTTCTCTATGAAGAACTGTAAGCCAACAAGCACACCAATGGCTGTTGGTATGAAGCTATCGAGGCAGGGCAGTGGTGAACCAGTTTGTGAGACAATGTACAAGAGTTTCATTGGTAGTCTGCTGTATTTGACTGCAACAAGGCCTGACATTATGTTTGCTGTTAGTATGCTATCTAGATTCATGAATTGCTACAATAATCAGCACTTTCAAGCAGCTAAAAGAGTGCTGAGGTACATCAAAGGCACCATTGATCATGGTGTGTTGTTCAAAAAGGCTGAAAACATGAAGCTGACAGGCTATGTTGATAGTGACTGGGCTGGATCATGTGATGATATGAGGAGTACATCTGGATATGCATTTAGCCTTGGCTTAGGCATGTTTTGCTGGAGCTCTAAGAAGCAGAGTCTAGTAGCACAATCAACAGTAGAAGCTGAATACGTTACTGTTGCATCTGCTGTGAATCAAGCCATATGGCGTAGAAAAATCTTGGCtgatttaaaccaaaatcaagAATGAGCAACAGAGATCTACTGTGACAACAAATTTTCTATTACAATTGCAAAGAATCCCATCTTCCATGACAGAACAAAGCATTTTAATATCAAGTTGCATGTTGTAAGAGAAATGGAGCAAGCTCATGAAATCGAGCTGGTTCATTGTAATTCAGAATAGTAAATTACTGATATCTTTACAAAGGCACTTAATGTGTCTAAATTTGCTAAATTAATAAGGGAATTAGGTGTCATTAGCATGGAAactaaggaggagtgttgagattagttcccatgcaaaggtggccatgcaaGAAAAAAGGGGCAGCAGGCAATCGAGCCATGGTGTGCAGCAGCTAGAGCTTGAAGTTGCCGAACTACTTGCTGCATTTAGTtgtcttttaattattttgtaatctagttcatGTTGAACTAAGTAGGTGAATGTTTTGGTGTAATTTTGATGTTGATTGATTGAAAAATCAACAATGCAATATGTGCAAGCTAATCTTGTAAGTTTCAATGCATATAAGTGGTGTTAGGTAGATTGATTAGGTGAtaacttgtttattttgtatttgttaACTCTTATATGTATTGGCATCATGCCTCTTGTTAATGTTAATGAAAATTCAGttctttttcattcaaattctctcttttcttttttgtttccactttcaaaattttctttcttcttcgatTGTTTGAAGTGCAAACCAGCTTGCTGCTGTCCTTAAACACCAACAGAATCTCACTCCAAAGAGATCCACCCTTGATCCACAATCATCCATATGTGGTATCAGTTTACTATCTTACGTAACATTAACAGTAGTTCAAAGTTAGTCCATGCATCCTTCGTTCGTGAATGCATAACGTAtatattttcaacattaattttTCTCAGTAATGCTTCCTAATCAAGCATCAATCATCGATCAGCTTTCCTTAATTTAGTGTATTACTTTGAAAAATTAGGAAATGTTTCTCGTTGTGTGCAGGTAATAACCCCAAAGCCAAAAGTAGGGAGAATGAAGTTAGAGGAGCTACGAGTGCCTCCTCTCCTGACCACCAATCAGATAATGAAGAAACTGACGTAGCTCAGTCTGAACAGAGCTTAGACCCCTCTCATTTGAAACGCCTCCGCAGGTATACCTATAGCTATATCCTATAGATAGATTAACCAATGCCTAGCTAATTAATTCATATATGTAATTAACTTACTCATCGGACTCCTGCAGGATGCTTTCGAATAGGGAGTCTGCCAGGCggtcaagaaaaagaaagcaagAGCATCTCACAGATCTTGAATTTCTGGTTCTTCTGATTAACTAAAACGATGCCtaaataatcttttttttcttttttaattcttaaGTTCCTTGCTTGATTTCCATAGtctttattgaaattaattattatttataatcaaGAAAAGTTGAGGTTTAATTGTTTGCTTTCTGGTTTGTTAATCAAGGCTGAACAATTGAGGGGAGAAAATGATTCCCTCTACAGGCAGCTTACAAATGCTCATCAACAATTTCGTGACGCTGACACTAGTAACCGAGTGCTTAAGTCAGATGTGGAAGCCCTGAGAGTCAAGGTACCGTAGGTGTTCGTATTTGCTTGCTTTCTGCCAGTGAACCAAGTCATAGAATGTATATtatgtaatataatataattatcgGTAATTTcatcaatatatatgtaattatagGTAAAGTTAGCAGAGGATGTGCTTGCTCGAGGCTCCCTCCCATGTGGTTTGAATCAACTTGTGCAAACTCAGTTAACTTCACCGCAAAAAATTGCTTCTCATAATCATAGTCTTGGGCGGGTGGCAAATGTCTCACCCACCATTACCATCCATGGAGATGTTTCCTCTAATTCTGGATTGACTATTTCTGGGGATATCAGCAATGTCAATGCCAATCTCAATAATGGAACTGGTGCTGATGCTGCTGTGAGTTGTGTTTCTGAAATTTGGCGTTAAGGACTGCTTTGTTTGATTAGATCTAGCTAAtgttatacatatacatattatattcTTATCCCTTTATGGCTAGAAGGAATATTTTTCCTCTGTTTTTGACTTCAATGTGGGTATTAATATTGCCATTTTTAGGTAGACATGAATATATACCAAATTGCTTGAATAGTTCACATATTTCTTGGAATGTGGATgtaaatgaaaatcaaatttattgaCTAGATTGAAGAAACATAGATTAAGTTAAGAAATATTGATCAGTCAATAGTTGGATATGAAGTTATGTAGTCAAACAGAAAACAGAAACCCATACAGTTTTTCTCGTGATAATGAAGGGATTGTGCCAACGTAGCAACAGATGGAGTAGAACCATTATAAGTCAGGGTTCGAACTCTATTTAACTCTTTTGTGTGTTGGCACACACTATGACACAAGTATATGAATAAAGTAGTAAAAAACCAAACCAGCAACAACACAAAGATTATTTATGCCATTCGAAACTTGTCTTACATCTATAAAGCCTTATCTAAAGAAGAATTCACTATTAAATTTAccttataaataattatttaattccaaACTACCTAAATCCACGTATAATTGTAATCTCATccttatatattttcaataaactTTCTTTAATGAGTTTTCATACTAAAACTCTTTTAACACTcaattgatatttgatattataaaGGAAAAACCTAAAACAATGTTCCCAATGAAGATAAAAACTCTCAATTTCCTATCACACAAAGGTGATTTACAAATACACTCAACGATAGTTTATCACTATAAACATATGTGATCATTAAATTCCACCTTTTCCACTAACATAACTCTTTTATAAATAGATTGAAAATCAATCAAGTATAATTAATTAGAGTTAGCCATAAAGAGAATAGGGTAAAAATGTTAtctaatatatttgaaatagaAGTCTTCAAGGTTTGTTGCTGTAGCTCGTAATATAACTTGTGTAAAGTGGGAAGAGTTACCACCCAATacacttaaaattatttcaagctTATATTGGGCTAAAactcttcaaaaattttaattttttttgtttttataagggtaagtttacttttaaatacaaataaatatattatattttttatgattatagaacttatttaaataaaaaatctttataaaataaaaatattaccaaTCAATTATATTGATACATAAGATATAGCTTGTGTGTGGTTCCTTGTATTAAAACAAAGGAAACAACAAGTTGAACAACACATTGCTTGTACCAACAAACGTGTTAGCAAGTACAATATGAACAAGGTGACTCATCAATCAAGGCAATGCAAATCAAGGTAGCACTTTACCCTTATCCTAATACTAGCAATAGTGGTGTAAAAAGTGTTAGAATATCGACTaagctaattaattatttcaacagTGTGTTATGACAATTGTGTTACTTATTTAGTGCTGGTAATTTTTGAATCGTTAAAATCTTGAATTCTACATTAAATATTTGgtagcaaataaataattattttaaattcaatttatctaTTAAAGAGTTTCTTTGATAATGTGAAATATGAGTACTTGGTGCCATTAATGAGTGGAGGCCTCATGGTGGAATGACCTTCTCCTAATATTGATGAATCTTGCTCCAAGGCCATGAGACAAAGTTCTTGATTTTTGCCTTCCATCTTGATCTGCTTGAGGACCGTTTCTCTTGGTAGTGATACCATTTTTAGAGTTCTAACTCTTATACCGATTGTAAAGCTCGATATACACCAAGAGAGTGGATggatttgttttttaaaagtttgaaagaaaggtaacaataaaaaatcaacACAAAGATTTATATGGTTTGGTCCCAAAGCTCCACTACCTTAACTTACCACAACTAAGGATTTccaaaatttactaatttgaaACCTCTTTAGGATAAGGTTTAAACTTTACAAATACTATCTTTTTAATAGGCAAAATAGAATCACATCCCCTTAAGGTTTTCTATCAAAAACCTCAAGTAATCACTCATAAAGATGAGAAATAAATGTCAAACAAAGAATATCTCTCAAAAAGCTAATATTATAACAATTAAGTCCTCTCAAAAGATTTCAAATAACTTGAAAGATTACCCttttctaaaccctaaaccctaaaattcaaTCGAGTTCCCAATTCTTCATGCAACTTTTCCCAAAACCTAGAAGTAAATCTTGGGtcctaataaaaaataatagacaTTGGTACCCCATGTAATCTCACTATCTCACTTATATATACAATTCTACATATTTTTCCATAGGAAAGTTTGTTCATACTAATAAGAAATGGGCAGATTTTGTCAATCTATTGATGGTTGTCAATTCCACCAATATAAAACTACgcctaatttgcaatttaagcagtatagggagtagggtcgatccctcagagactgggtttactgcaaattgttgctctcttgaccagatttatgtcggggcagttgtcgtgcccaagaagttcggggggataaaatttgaaacctgaaataaataaataaattgcgtaaaaagtaaaagctaaaaataaaataataaaaagcagttaaataaatctgaagaaaaatgaattaaactaAGCTCAGCTTGAGGTACGggtttttcctcgtctttgaactgatcctcgaaattagatgactcctcttttccaataagctagttatagctaccaaggacgcctcggacaccaactcttccttgtgtaaattagttatgaaatgtccaataactaacccttaccgatcgaacaaccaacgaaacgttcgtgatttaaaACTCCGGCAACTTTGaattctagaagagcctagctcgaaccaatgccctcaaccgcgtggggcATTTAAATctggttactacttcccttgacggaaccaaacaacaatctccacttggcacgccaatgtgttcacagaaaatcgattagacaatcgatcctttcggaatcccaactgtacgtctaaccacactaactcaaacgacgtctttttttgacttagtgttgatctgactttgtgagttgataaaatcatactcttaatccggagaaataataagtaccggaatttaggagttaaattgctcgggttcgtaactcatgGGTTTTAACGAGGCTAATTCtgacctaaagctgaaaatggatttagttaactaaggtttggggcatattagagttggataaattaaataaggtaaaaatgGGTGAAAAGAATGGGTAGCACGATTAAGTATGGGGGCTGGAATTTTCGTAGTGTATTAAAGTGGGATGGTTAGCTACTGGAAGTTTGAAAAATGAATTGTAAATGGTGACAAActagaaattgataaattgaagaaaaagaaactaaatacAACAGGTAGCTTCGTGAGAATGAAGAAGAGAATGTATTCAAAGATGAAAGCTTGAATCATAACTTGATGataaaatgaacaaagtagtctactatttatactagtggctttgctaaattaagagccaactagccatagaaaatcaaggaaaaatattccatgatataaaaaatatcccaACATAATCttccactaagtcaacaaaaatttaagctaattaatcttggaaaaattctgctttggcccGTCTTCTTTGctcatttcttcaatctagcccaattgtttcatttttcttctatttagccccaaattgcatccctacacaaaattcaacaaaaacgtgaaaaaattagtggtgcactctcataaattaaccaatttaattacataaaatatgtaactttagcatttaatatCCTATCCATAATAACCCAAATGACATCCTTCTTTTTAGTAGTGAGCGGCAGTCTAatcacaaaatccatagttattctcttttatttccaCTCAAGTATCGTTATTGGTTGCAATAGCCTTGAAActtgatattttgattttacttGCTAACAAAGTAGACACTTGATAACATATTTTACGATGTCCTTTTACATCCTCTTCCACCAATAAAACTGTTTCAAATCTtggtacattttattactccccggatgCATGGAAAAAGAACCACAATGTGCTTCCCAAAGTATAATTTGCCTCAACTCTACTTTATTAGGTACACATAACCGATCATGAAATCTCAAATACCCATCTTTaccaactttaatttcattacttCTCCCATCTTTAAGTTGTTTCTTGATTGACAATATTTCTTCATCTTTGTTCTTAGCATCTTCTAGGTTTTTTCATGTTCAAGTAAGAGCTAGAAAGAATTCAATTGCTTGCATAATTGTTACTGGGAAGAGGTTATCACATCCAAGAGAAGTTAAGTGTACCTTGTTTGAAATTTTCGGTCATTTGATGATGAAAACTGGTGAAGGCCACTCATTGATATATTAGAGTTTAAGTAGCTTTCAAGAATGCTAGCTGCAACTTGGGAAGATCCATTCCAAattgaacaaatgaaaatgatgttgtTGGCATTAGCAAAATCAAGAATATGTTTGTAGATGCATAAGTAAAATCATAGACCTAATGTAAAAAGCTTGATTAGGTGGGTCGAATCAAGTAGAGATATTGT
This region includes:
- the LOC128042584 gene encoding secreted RxLR effector protein 161-like, which gives rise to MKVLNKFSMKNCKPTSTPMAVGMKLSRQGSGEPVCETMYKSFIGSLLYLTATRPDIMFAVSMLSRFMNCYNNQHFQAAKRVLRYIKGTIDHGVLFKKAENMKLTGYVDSDWAGSCDDMRSTSGYAFSLGLGMFCWSSKKQSLVAQSTVEAEYVTVASAVNQAIWRRKILADLNQNQE
- the LOC105803075 gene encoding basic leucine zipper 9 encodes the protein MEQAHEIELVSLAWKLRRSVEISSHAKVAMQEKRGSRQSSHGVQQLELEVAELLAAFSCNNPKAKSRENEVRGATSASSPDHQSDNEETDVAQSEQSLDPSHLKRLRRMLSNRESARRSRKRKQEHLTDLEFLAEQLRGENDSLYRQLTNAHQQFRDADTSNRVLKSDVEALRVKVKLAEDVLARGSLPCGLNQLVQTQLTSPQKIASHNHSLGRVANVSPTITIHGDVSSNSGLTISGDISNVNANLNNGTGADAAVSCVSEIWR